A window of Amycolatopsis australiensis contains these coding sequences:
- a CDS encoding activator-dependent family glycosyltransferase has translation MRVLFVTLDEKSHLYCMVPTAWALVAAGHEVRVASSPGFTDVITGTGLTAVPVGADNTMHEGMKQNRDAQEADIANWNDTDPASHTWEAIHARYTFTVWAGFSIYNDEMVADLVAHARDWRPDLVVWDALTYAGAIAAKACGAAHVRQLCWADVWCAMRRTFLQLMAAQPPERREDPLYDWLELTGRPYGVDFAEELVTGQATIDPLPEPLGAGSGVRRLPVRHVPYNGRAVVWDWLRTPPARPRVCLTLGASNTDAFGGDYVSIPEILAALSSLDVEVVAALVPAQRTALGEVPANVRVVESVALHTVLPTCAAIVHHGGFGSYGAALVAGVPQLTVTTPIADHLLRAQRLADQGAGLLFTHNGFTAAGLRTAVARLVGEPEFRANAARLRDLALAQPTPHELVADLERLVVSGKQG, from the coding sequence GTGCGCGTGTTGTTCGTGACGCTCGACGAGAAGTCCCACCTGTACTGCATGGTGCCCACGGCGTGGGCGCTCGTCGCGGCCGGGCACGAGGTGCGGGTGGCGAGCTCGCCGGGGTTCACCGACGTCATCACCGGCACCGGGCTGACCGCGGTGCCGGTGGGCGCGGACAACACGATGCACGAGGGCATGAAGCAGAACCGCGACGCCCAGGAAGCCGACATCGCGAACTGGAACGACACCGATCCGGCGTCGCACACCTGGGAAGCGATCCACGCGCGCTACACGTTCACGGTGTGGGCCGGGTTCTCCATCTACAACGACGAGATGGTCGCGGACCTGGTCGCGCACGCGCGCGACTGGCGCCCCGACCTGGTCGTCTGGGACGCGCTCACCTACGCCGGCGCGATCGCGGCGAAGGCCTGCGGCGCCGCGCACGTCCGGCAGCTGTGCTGGGCCGACGTCTGGTGCGCCATGCGCCGGACGTTCCTGCAGCTGATGGCCGCGCAGCCGCCGGAGCGGCGGGAAGACCCGCTGTACGACTGGCTGGAGCTGACCGGCCGCCCGTACGGCGTGGACTTCGCCGAGGAGCTGGTCACCGGCCAGGCGACGATCGACCCGCTGCCGGAGCCGCTGGGCGCCGGCTCCGGCGTCCGGCGGCTGCCGGTGCGGCACGTGCCGTACAACGGCCGGGCGGTGGTCTGGGACTGGCTGCGCACCCCGCCCGCGCGGCCCCGGGTGTGCCTGACACTGGGCGCGTCCAACACCGACGCGTTCGGCGGCGACTACGTCTCGATCCCGGAGATCCTCGCCGCACTGTCCTCTTTGGACGTCGAAGTGGTCGCGGCGCTGGTGCCCGCGCAGCGGACGGCCCTCGGCGAGGTGCCGGCCAACGTCCGCGTCGTCGAGTCGGTCGCCTTGCACACGGTACTGCCGACCTGCGCGGCGATCGTGCACCACGGCGGGTTCGGCAGCTACGGCGCGGCCCTGGTGGCGGGCGTGCCCCAGCTGACGGTCACCACGCCGATCGCCGACCACCTGCTGCGCGCCCAGCGGCTGGCCGACCAGGGCGCCGGACTGCTGTTCACCCACAACGGCTTCACCGCCGCCGGCCTCCGCACGGCGGTGGCGAGACTGGTCGGGGAACCGGAGTTCCGGGCCAACGCGGCCCGGCTGCGCGACCTCGCCCTCGCCCAGCCGACCCCGCACGAGCTGGTGGCGGACCTGGAGCGGCTGGTCGTGAGCGGGAAACAGGGTTAG
- a CDS encoding aminotransferase class I/II-fold pyridoxal phosphate-dependent enzyme, whose translation MKKSVDDLALFGGPMAFEKTLVVGKPSTGDRAKFYERLELALDSGRLTSGGPLVKEFEARIADHAGTRHCVATCNGTIALEVMARAAGLTGEVIMPSMTYVATAHAMRYLGLTPVFCDLDPTTGCIDPEQVENLITDRTSALVGVHLWGQPAAIQELEKIAEVHSLTLFFDAAHGIGCSFGPKPLGGFGQAEMFSFHAAKVVTTFEGGAIVTDDDEFAQRARYTHNFGWGEEHVTEFAGTNAKMSEASAAMGLTSLDALPATIAANRAHYELYAGALDGLPGLEMHRYDEEHRNSYQYNVVKVDEAECGLSRDAILGLLRADNVLAQRYFSPCVHECEPYRTERPVSLPATDAFSRRVLTLPTGPSVTSEQAAEVAALVAFAVEHAPEIRRRLATR comes from the coding sequence ATGAAGAAGAGCGTTGACGACCTGGCCCTGTTCGGCGGCCCGATGGCCTTCGAGAAGACCTTGGTGGTGGGGAAGCCGAGCACCGGCGACCGGGCGAAGTTCTACGAGCGGCTCGAACTGGCCCTCGACAGCGGACGGCTCACCAGCGGCGGCCCGCTGGTCAAGGAGTTCGAGGCCAGGATCGCCGACCACGCCGGCACCAGGCACTGCGTCGCCACCTGCAACGGGACGATCGCGCTCGAGGTGATGGCCCGCGCGGCCGGGCTCACCGGCGAGGTCATCATGCCGTCGATGACCTACGTCGCCACCGCCCACGCGATGCGCTACCTGGGCCTGACGCCGGTCTTCTGCGACCTGGACCCGACGACCGGCTGCATCGACCCCGAGCAGGTCGAGAACCTCATCACCGACCGCACGAGCGCGCTGGTCGGCGTGCACCTGTGGGGGCAGCCCGCCGCGATCCAGGAACTGGAGAAGATCGCCGAGGTGCACAGCCTCACGCTCTTCTTCGACGCCGCGCACGGTATCGGCTGCAGCTTCGGCCCGAAGCCGCTCGGCGGGTTCGGGCAGGCGGAGATGTTCAGCTTCCACGCGGCGAAGGTCGTCACGACGTTCGAGGGCGGCGCGATCGTGACCGACGACGACGAGTTCGCCCAGCGCGCCCGCTACACGCACAACTTCGGCTGGGGCGAAGAGCACGTCACGGAGTTCGCCGGCACCAACGCCAAGATGAGCGAGGCGTCAGCGGCGATGGGGCTCACCTCGCTCGACGCGCTGCCGGCCACCATCGCGGCCAACCGCGCCCACTACGAGCTGTACGCCGGCGCGCTGGACGGGCTCCCCGGCCTGGAGATGCACCGCTACGACGAGGAGCACCGCAACAGCTACCAGTACAACGTCGTCAAGGTCGACGAGGCGGAGTGCGGCCTGTCCCGCGACGCGATCCTCGGCCTGCTGCGGGCGGACAACGTGCTGGCCCAGCGCTACTTCTCGCCGTGCGTGCACGAGTGCGAGCCGTACCGGACCGAGCGGCCGGTCTCGCTGCCGGCCACCGACGCGTTCTCGCGGCGCGTGCTGACGCTGCCGACCGGGCCGTCGGTCACGAGCGAGCAGGCGGCCGAAGTCGCGGCCCTGGTGGCTTTCGCCGTCGAGCACGCGCCCGAGATCCGCCGCCGCCTCGCCACGCGCTGA
- a CDS encoding macrolide family glycosyltransferase, protein MSRHIAVFSFPAYAHVAPVLPVVAELVRRGHRVTFAVVDEFAAEVAATGAEVLPYTSTFPWATGLGDSGSDGYALRAMLAFMAEGLAPLPSAVRRFAGDPPDLVVHDLAASETARLLARKWSVPTVQSCPEFASNEHFAMNAAQAAEDAGPPPDLDDPGLAAFVEEAERLLAEHGLSDVDTSGDAGYHLVYLPKAFQIRGETFDDRFAFVGPCFDRSGPAGEWAPPADGLPVVLISLGTSRSREQTGFFRKCVRAFTGQPWHVVLTLGRWVDPAELGPLPPNVEAHPFVAHAALLPHTKVFVTHGGLGSTMESLHYGVPMVVTPSQSDQVVTAARIAELDLGRVVSRTGVTERELLDAVTETAADPVVGRRVRWMSEQVRQAGGETRAADAVESWLEGAVR, encoded by the coding sequence GTGAGCAGGCACATCGCCGTCTTCAGCTTTCCCGCGTACGCCCACGTCGCGCCGGTCCTGCCGGTCGTGGCCGAGCTGGTGCGCCGCGGCCACCGGGTCACGTTCGCCGTGGTCGACGAGTTCGCCGCCGAGGTCGCCGCGACCGGGGCCGAAGTGCTGCCCTACACCTCGACGTTCCCGTGGGCGACCGGGCTGGGTGACTCCGGTTCGGACGGCTACGCGCTGCGGGCCATGCTGGCGTTCATGGCCGAGGGGCTCGCGCCGCTGCCGTCCGCCGTGCGGCGGTTCGCCGGCGACCCGCCGGACTTGGTCGTGCACGACCTCGCGGCGTCCGAGACGGCGCGGCTGCTGGCGCGCAAGTGGTCGGTGCCCACCGTGCAGTCGTGCCCGGAGTTCGCCTCCAACGAGCACTTCGCGATGAACGCGGCGCAGGCCGCCGAAGACGCCGGCCCGCCGCCGGACCTGGACGATCCCGGGCTCGCCGCGTTCGTCGAGGAGGCGGAGCGGCTGCTGGCCGAGCACGGGCTGTCCGATGTGGACACCAGCGGGGACGCCGGCTACCACCTCGTCTACCTGCCGAAGGCGTTCCAGATCCGCGGCGAGACGTTCGACGACCGGTTCGCGTTCGTCGGGCCGTGCTTCGACCGGTCCGGGCCGGCGGGGGAGTGGGCGCCGCCGGCGGACGGGCTGCCGGTCGTGCTGATCTCGCTGGGCACCTCGCGCAGCCGGGAGCAGACCGGGTTCTTCCGCAAGTGCGTGCGCGCGTTCACCGGGCAGCCGTGGCACGTCGTGCTGACGCTCGGCCGCTGGGTCGACCCGGCCGAGCTGGGGCCGTTGCCGCCCAACGTCGAGGCGCACCCGTTCGTCGCGCACGCGGCGCTGCTGCCGCACACGAAGGTCTTCGTCACCCACGGCGGGCTCGGCAGCACCATGGAGAGCCTGCACTACGGCGTGCCGATGGTGGTGACGCCGTCGCAGAGCGACCAGGTGGTGACCGCCGCCCGGATCGCCGAGCTGGACCTGGGCCGCGTGGTGTCCCGGACCGGCGTCACCGAGCGGGAGCTGCTCGACGCCGTCACCGAGACCGCCGCGGATCCCGTGGTCGGCCGCCGGGTCCGGTGGATGAGCGAGCAGGTCCGGCAGGCGGGCGGGGAGACGCGCGCGGCCGACGCCGTCGAGTCGTGGCTGGAAGGGGCGGTGCGGTGA
- a CDS encoding ketoacyl-ACP synthase III family protein: MKLPEVYLSGIGTYVPETTGVGYAIEQGWLTAEDAERTGLTGAACAGETPAPDMALWAGQQAVARADVDPESLDVLLYADNYHSGPDGWFPQFWLQRHLVGGDLLAAQLRQGCNGMFGALELAATYLIARGGGTAMTVASDNSTSPLVNRWRCLRPDFIIGDAATAVVLTTKPGFARLKSASSITVPELEGMHRGDEPMFPPGATVGRFMDFAERIDFFGFEHRDTMLHSGLNLLKTRSELIDRVLAEAGIGLDGVSRIAYNHGSRQYVEDGLLTMLGIPLEKSNWDFGRGLGHLGASDQVASLAHMLGTGQLEPGDHVLMVGIAPGVSVAGAVVEVLEIPPWAEPVRPSSR, translated from the coding sequence GTGAAGCTGCCGGAGGTCTACCTGAGCGGGATCGGCACGTACGTGCCGGAGACGACCGGCGTCGGGTACGCGATCGAGCAGGGGTGGCTGACGGCCGAGGACGCCGAGAGGACCGGGCTGACCGGCGCGGCGTGCGCCGGCGAGACGCCGGCGCCGGACATGGCGCTGTGGGCGGGGCAGCAGGCCGTGGCCCGCGCGGACGTCGACCCCGAGTCGCTGGACGTGCTGCTCTACGCCGACAACTACCACTCCGGCCCGGACGGCTGGTTCCCGCAGTTCTGGCTGCAGCGGCACCTGGTGGGCGGCGACCTGCTGGCGGCCCAGCTGCGGCAGGGCTGCAACGGCATGTTCGGGGCGCTGGAGCTGGCGGCGACGTACCTGATCGCCCGCGGCGGCGGCACGGCGATGACGGTGGCGTCGGACAATTCGACGTCCCCGCTGGTGAACCGCTGGCGCTGCCTGCGCCCGGACTTCATCATCGGCGACGCCGCGACGGCGGTGGTGCTGACCACGAAGCCCGGCTTCGCGAGGTTGAAGTCGGCGAGCTCGATCACGGTCCCGGAGCTGGAGGGGATGCACCGCGGCGACGAGCCGATGTTCCCGCCGGGAGCGACGGTGGGCCGGTTCATGGACTTCGCCGAGCGCATCGACTTCTTCGGCTTCGAGCACCGCGACACGATGCTGCACAGCGGGCTGAACCTGCTCAAGACCCGGTCGGAGCTGATCGACCGGGTGCTGGCGGAGGCGGGCATCGGGCTGGACGGGGTGAGCCGCATCGCCTACAACCACGGCTCCCGCCAGTACGTGGAGGACGGCCTGCTGACGATGCTGGGCATCCCGCTGGAGAAGTCCAACTGGGACTTCGGCCGCGGCCTGGGCCATCTGGGGGCGAGCGACCAGGTGGCCTCGCTGGCGCACATGCTGGGCACCGGGCAGCTGGAGCCGGGCGACCACGTGCTGATGGTGGGGATCGCGCCGGGGGTGAGCGTGGCGGGCGCGGTGGTGGAGGTCCTGGAGATCCCGCCCTGGGCGGAGCCGGTGCGGCCGAGCAGCCGCTGA
- a CDS encoding helix-turn-helix transcriptional regulator — translation MNTRVDSIAERPAAAPPASPAAERNPGVPFDLSDVCIANLGPDLRVTEANGDFLRQLGRTSSDVFGQSFVDFVHPSAKQFTLQQLARLNEGRRDRFSARLVGVRPAQPVLSGGLTGIAVRSQSGQVTTIVVLIKPDRAAEAPRPAIEKNKLLSELDAKVLEGVAAGISTVQLASKLYLSRQGIEYHVGAMLRQFKSPNRSALVSKAYSQGILCIGQWPPKVTPQYIR, via the coding sequence ATGAACACGCGTGTCGATTCCATCGCGGAGCGGCCTGCCGCCGCGCCGCCCGCTTCGCCCGCCGCCGAAAGAAATCCCGGCGTCCCCTTCGACCTGTCCGACGTCTGCATCGCCAATCTGGGGCCAGATCTGCGGGTGACCGAAGCCAATGGCGACTTTCTCCGGCAGCTGGGCCGTACTTCGTCCGACGTTTTCGGACAGAGCTTTGTGGACTTCGTGCACCCGAGCGCCAAGCAGTTCACGCTGCAGCAGCTGGCGCGGCTGAACGAAGGGCGGCGCGACCGCTTCAGCGCGCGCCTGGTCGGCGTGCGGCCGGCGCAGCCGGTGCTCTCGGGCGGGCTGACCGGCATCGCGGTCCGCAGCCAGTCCGGGCAGGTGACCACGATCGTCGTGCTGATCAAGCCGGACCGCGCCGCGGAGGCCCCGCGGCCGGCGATCGAGAAGAACAAGCTCCTCAGCGAGCTGGACGCGAAGGTGCTCGAAGGCGTCGCCGCGGGCATCTCGACCGTGCAGCTGGCTTCCAAGCTCTATCTGAGCAGGCAGGGCATCGAGTACCACGTCGGCGCGATGCTGCGGCAGTTCAAGTCGCCGAACCGCTCGGCGCTGGTCTCGAAGGCGTACTCGCAGGGCATCCTCTGCATCGGCCAGTGGCCGCCGAAGGTGACCCCGCAGTACATCCGCTGA
- a CDS encoding cytochrome P450 — MRADTPVWQDGTGAWHVFRSADVRRVSTDAQLFSSDTTRLTSPGDQAPPGTLLVIDPPEHRKLRRLVSQAFTPKVVADLAPRITEVTRELLAAVEPDATEFDLVDVLAYPLPVIVIAELLGVPSADRALFRRWAEALMALQVDDPSTGEQLAVAIEEMEAYLNAQIRDRRARPREDLLTRLVESSIDGERLTDEEVGNFTALLLLAGHVTTTMLLGNVLLCLEDAPGGYERVRADPSAVEPLLEEVLRLRPPFPRVVRVTTADAEVAGTVIPADSLVWAWVVSANHDEREFPDPERFDVRRKPNTHAAFGHGIHFCLGAPLARLEGRIALDLLFERFEHLRVAPGAQVPFHAGGVYGVQRLPVTTRPR, encoded by the coding sequence ATGCGGGCGGACACGCCGGTGTGGCAGGACGGAACCGGCGCCTGGCACGTGTTCCGGTCCGCCGACGTGCGCCGCGTCAGCACCGACGCGCAGCTGTTCTCTTCGGACACGACCCGCCTGACCTCACCGGGCGACCAGGCACCGCCCGGCACCCTGCTCGTCATCGACCCGCCCGAGCACCGCAAGCTGCGCCGCCTGGTCAGCCAGGCGTTCACGCCCAAGGTGGTCGCGGACCTGGCGCCCCGGATCACCGAGGTCACCCGGGAGCTGCTGGCCGCCGTCGAGCCGGACGCGACGGAGTTCGACCTGGTCGACGTCCTGGCCTACCCGCTGCCGGTGATCGTCATCGCGGAGCTGCTCGGCGTGCCGTCGGCGGACCGCGCGCTGTTCCGGCGCTGGGCCGAGGCCCTGATGGCGCTGCAGGTCGACGACCCGAGCACCGGCGAGCAGCTCGCCGTCGCCATCGAAGAGATGGAGGCGTACCTCAACGCGCAGATCCGCGACCGGCGTGCCCGGCCCCGCGAGGACCTGCTGACCCGGCTGGTCGAGTCGTCGATCGACGGGGAACGGCTCACCGACGAAGAAGTCGGCAACTTCACCGCGCTGCTGCTGCTCGCCGGGCACGTCACCACCACCATGCTGCTGGGCAACGTGCTGCTCTGCCTCGAGGACGCGCCCGGCGGCTACGAGCGGGTCCGGGCCGACCCGTCGGCGGTGGAGCCGCTGCTGGAGGAGGTCCTGCGGCTGCGGCCGCCGTTCCCCCGGGTGGTCCGGGTGACCACCGCCGACGCCGAGGTGGCCGGCACGGTGATCCCGGCCGATTCGCTGGTCTGGGCGTGGGTGGTGTCGGCGAACCACGACGAGCGCGAGTTCCCGGACCCGGAACGGTTCGACGTGCGCCGCAAGCCGAACACGCACGCCGCCTTCGGGCACGGCATCCACTTCTGCCTGGGCGCGCCGCTGGCGCGGCTGGAAGGCCGGATCGCGCTGGACCTGCTGTTCGAGCGGTTCGAGCACCTGCGGGTCGCGCCGGGCGCCCAGGTCCCGTTCCACGCCGGCGGCGTGTACGGCGTCCAGCGGCTCCCGGTGACCACCCGCCCCCGCTGA
- a CDS encoding macrolide family glycosyltransferase, translating to MSPQAGSHIAVLSYPAHGHVNPTLPVAAELVRRGHRVSYVVAGQFAAAVRETGATVLPYESHVPKSWDTVAIPEKITGDVVAEAGLAQALEGFAPLPAALGAFGDDRPDVFLYDAFGYPTGRLLARKWEIPAVLLCSTFVANERFSPYAAMAGKVPAPDPDHPALAKAAAVVGDALAEHLPGTSAAEFAEAREDTKLVFLPREFQPGGDTFDDGFAFVGPCLGDRAGGWSPPDGRPVLLIAMGSFGYHRQREFFTACLEAFAGSPWHVVMTIGRLVRAGELGPVPRNFELHPWVPQPAVLRRASAFVSHAGMGSTMESLALGVPPVVVPRTLEQEIVADRVTELGLGVRVDPAGVTAEALRAAVTGLAADATARANVARMREHITGAGGAAAAADRVEARLTA from the coding sequence ATGTCTCCCCAGGCGGGCAGCCACATCGCCGTCCTCAGCTATCCGGCACACGGGCACGTCAACCCGACGCTGCCGGTGGCGGCCGAGCTCGTCCGGCGCGGCCACCGGGTCAGCTACGTCGTCGCCGGGCAGTTCGCCGCCGCCGTGCGCGAAACCGGCGCCACCGTGCTGCCCTACGAGTCGCACGTGCCGAAGTCGTGGGACACCGTGGCGATTCCCGAGAAGATCACCGGTGACGTCGTCGCCGAGGCCGGGCTCGCGCAGGCGCTGGAAGGGTTCGCGCCGCTGCCGGCCGCGCTCGGCGCGTTCGGCGACGACCGTCCCGACGTGTTCCTCTACGACGCCTTCGGGTATCCCACCGGGCGCCTGCTGGCGCGGAAGTGGGAAATCCCGGCCGTGCTGCTGTGCTCGACGTTCGTGGCGAACGAGCGGTTCTCGCCGTACGCCGCGATGGCGGGCAAGGTGCCCGCGCCCGACCCGGACCACCCCGCGCTGGCGAAGGCCGCGGCGGTGGTCGGGGACGCGCTCGCCGAGCACCTGCCGGGCACGTCGGCGGCCGAGTTCGCGGAAGCCCGCGAGGACACCAAGCTCGTGTTCCTGCCGCGCGAGTTCCAGCCCGGCGGCGACACCTTCGACGACGGGTTCGCGTTCGTGGGGCCCTGCCTTGGCGACCGCGCGGGCGGCTGGAGCCCGCCCGACGGCCGGCCGGTGCTGCTGATCGCCATGGGCAGCTTCGGCTACCACCGCCAGCGCGAGTTCTTCACCGCCTGCCTCGAGGCGTTCGCCGGGTCGCCGTGGCACGTCGTCATGACGATCGGCCGCCTCGTCCGGGCCGGCGAGCTGGGCCCGGTGCCGCGGAACTTCGAGCTGCACCCGTGGGTGCCGCAGCCGGCCGTGCTGCGGCGGGCGAGCGCGTTCGTTTCGCACGCGGGGATGGGCAGCACCATGGAGTCGCTCGCGCTCGGCGTCCCGCCGGTGGTCGTGCCGCGCACGCTGGAGCAGGAGATCGTCGCCGACCGGGTCACCGAGCTCGGCCTCGGCGTCCGCGTCGACCCGGCCGGTGTGACCGCCGAGGCGCTGCGGGCGGCCGTCACCGGCCTGGCCGCGGACGCGACCGCCCGCGCGAACGTGGCCCGGATGCGCGAGCACATCACCGGCGCCGGGGGCGCGGCGGCGGCCGCGGACCGCGTCGAGGCCCGCCTGACCGCCTGA
- a CDS encoding ATP-binding cassette domain-containing protein encodes MTHFVEVEAVTKSFGKVRALDDVSLQVPRGTVCGLLGHNGAGKTTLVNVLTTLVAPTSGRARVAGLDVQRDAVALRSRIGLTGQFASVDEQLSGFRNLILIARLLGASTKAAKARADELLTAFGLREAAARPAKTYSGGMRRRLDLAASLVGYPDVIFLDEPTTGLDPAARIAMWEIVEQLVRDGSTVLLTTQMLDEADRLADKIVVLAQGKVIAAGTAASLKAQVGKRTVTVTLAGAADSGRAEEAVRRAGMVPRMSGVDEQAGLVLTVPVEKSTDLARVVRVLDEAAIEPVELALVDPRLDDVYLALSAGSRPDVPAAGHREALTP; translated from the coding sequence GTGACCCACTTCGTCGAGGTCGAGGCAGTCACCAAGAGCTTCGGCAAGGTCCGCGCGCTCGACGACGTCAGCCTGCAGGTCCCGCGCGGCACCGTGTGCGGGCTGCTGGGCCACAACGGCGCCGGGAAGACCACTTTGGTCAACGTCCTGACCACCCTGGTGGCGCCGACCTCCGGCCGGGCCAGGGTCGCCGGGCTCGACGTGCAGCGCGACGCCGTGGCGCTGCGCAGCCGCATCGGGCTCACCGGCCAGTTCGCGTCGGTGGACGAGCAGCTTTCCGGTTTCCGCAACCTGATCCTGATCGCCCGCCTGCTCGGCGCCTCCACCAAGGCGGCCAAGGCGCGCGCCGACGAGCTGCTGACCGCGTTCGGCCTGCGCGAGGCGGCCGCCCGGCCGGCGAAGACGTACTCCGGCGGCATGCGGCGGCGGCTCGACCTGGCCGCCAGCCTGGTCGGCTACCCCGACGTCATCTTCCTCGACGAGCCGACGACCGGGCTGGACCCGGCCGCCCGGATCGCGATGTGGGAGATCGTGGAGCAGCTCGTGCGCGACGGCTCGACCGTGCTGCTCACCACGCAGATGCTCGACGAAGCCGACCGGCTCGCCGACAAGATCGTCGTGCTCGCGCAGGGCAAGGTGATCGCCGCCGGCACCGCGGCCTCGCTCAAGGCACAGGTCGGCAAGCGCACGGTCACCGTGACGCTGGCCGGCGCGGCCGACTCCGGGCGGGCCGAAGAAGCGGTGCGTCGCGCCGGAATGGTCCCGCGCATGTCCGGAGTGGACGAACAGGCCGGGCTGGTGCTGACCGTCCCGGTCGAGAAGTCCACCGATCTCGCGCGCGTGGTCCGGGTGCTCGACGAAGCCGCGATCGAGCCGGTCGAGCTGGCCCTGGTCGACCCGCGCCTCGACGACGTCTACCTCGCGCTGTCCGCCGGGTCCCGGCCGGACGTCCCCGCAGCCGGCCACCGAGAGGCACTGACGCCATGA
- a CDS encoding ABC transporter permease, with protein sequence MSAPTALSASDSATAPRPAGGPWRGTSVPMQILILTGRSLRAVVASRALVLLGLLQPLIVLILFSQVFASLAGTASFPAGVSYIDYLMPAVLVMGSLSVALQSGVGLLDDMRNGVVARFRTLPIASASVLVARSLADVVRHALQLAIMLVLAATLFGFSPGGGFTGVLWAWLMCIAVGWSLSWMFMAIGVWITNVEVMQGVTSMVMFPLMFASSAYVPLSSLPAWLRAVATVNPLTYSVDASRNLALGHPVGTGGLAALGAAALIGLTGAIAATRGFRRSA encoded by the coding sequence ATGAGCGCACCGACCGCACTGTCCGCTTCGGACTCCGCCACCGCGCCCCGGCCGGCAGGCGGCCCGTGGCGCGGCACCAGCGTGCCGATGCAGATCCTCATCCTCACCGGCCGCTCGCTGCGGGCGGTCGTGGCCTCCCGGGCGCTCGTGCTGCTGGGGCTGCTGCAGCCGCTGATCGTGCTGATCCTGTTCAGCCAGGTGTTCGCGAGCCTGGCCGGCACCGCCTCCTTCCCGGCGGGGGTGTCCTACATCGACTACCTGATGCCCGCGGTGCTGGTGATGGGCTCGCTTTCGGTGGCGCTGCAGTCGGGCGTCGGCCTGCTCGACGACATGCGCAACGGCGTGGTGGCCCGGTTCCGCACGCTGCCGATCGCGTCGGCGTCGGTGCTGGTGGCGCGCAGCCTCGCCGACGTCGTCCGGCACGCGCTGCAGCTGGCGATCATGCTGGTGCTGGCGGCGACGCTGTTCGGCTTCTCACCGGGCGGCGGCTTCACCGGTGTGCTGTGGGCGTGGCTGATGTGCATCGCGGTCGGCTGGTCGCTGAGCTGGATGTTCATGGCGATCGGCGTCTGGATCACCAACGTCGAGGTGATGCAGGGGGTGACGTCGATGGTGATGTTCCCGCTGATGTTCGCGTCCTCGGCGTACGTCCCGCTCTCGTCGCTGCCGGCGTGGCTGCGCGCGGTGGCGACGGTGAACCCGCTGACGTACTCGGTCGACGCGTCCCGCAACCTGGCGCTGGGCCACCCGGTGGGCACGGGCGGCCTGGCCGCACTGGGCGCGGCGGCCCTGATCGGCTTGACCGGCGCGATCGCCGCGACGCGGGGTTTCCGCCGGTCCGCCTGA
- a CDS encoding 2,4-dienoyl-CoA reductase: MVHAEALTGPAGIVLDEHSPLEPFRAWAGAAKSGGSRVWMQINHPGRQIMADMPGVAWGPSAIKVDLGRQSKRLARPTAMTAEQIAQTVPRFAETSRRAEEAGFDGVEIHAAHGYLLSQFLSPLVNTRTDRWGGSLDNRARLLLEVVRAVRDGVSPAFAVAVKLNSADFQRGGFDAADAGRVIEMLAPLGVDVVELSGGSYESPAMSGRAADARTQAREAYFLTLAEELARTSPLPLMLTGGIVRRPVAERVLAGGIDLVGMGTALAVDPDLPAKWRRGQDAAVDLAPIPLEDKAVASAAGMARVRRQLRRLGAGRPTRPRTDPKLALVKESLLQRRALRRYRRWLRNRTRTTSPAGRRSRGVGQVR; the protein is encoded by the coding sequence ATGGTGCACGCCGAAGCGCTCACCGGTCCCGCGGGCATCGTCCTGGACGAACACTCGCCCCTCGAGCCGTTCCGCGCATGGGCCGGCGCGGCCAAGAGCGGTGGTTCGCGGGTGTGGATGCAGATCAACCACCCGGGCCGGCAGATCATGGCGGACATGCCCGGCGTCGCCTGGGGCCCGTCGGCGATCAAGGTCGATCTCGGCAGGCAGAGCAAACGGCTCGCCCGGCCGACGGCCATGACCGCCGAGCAGATCGCGCAGACCGTGCCGCGGTTCGCCGAAACCTCCCGTCGCGCCGAGGAAGCCGGGTTCGACGGTGTCGAGATCCACGCCGCGCACGGCTACCTGCTCTCCCAGTTCCTCTCCCCGCTGGTCAACACCCGCACCGACCGGTGGGGCGGCAGCCTGGACAACCGGGCACGGCTGCTGCTGGAGGTCGTGCGTGCCGTGCGCGACGGCGTGTCCCCCGCGTTCGCCGTCGCGGTGAAGCTGAACTCGGCCGACTTCCAGCGCGGCGGCTTCGACGCCGCCGACGCCGGCCGGGTCATCGAGATGCTGGCCCCGCTCGGCGTCGACGTCGTCGAGCTCTCCGGCGGCAGCTACGAAAGCCCGGCCATGTCCGGTCGCGCCGCCGACGCGCGCACCCAAGCCCGCGAAGCCTATTTCCTCACCCTGGCCGAGGAACTCGCGCGGACCAGCCCGCTGCCGCTGATGCTGACCGGCGGCATCGTCCGCCGGCCGGTCGCTGAACGGGTCCTGGCCGGCGGCATCGACCTGGTCGGGATGGGCACCGCCCTGGCGGTCGATCCCGACCTGCCGGCCAAGTGGCGCCGCGGCCAGGACGCCGCGGTCGACCTCGCCCCGATCCCCCTCGAAGACAAGGCCGTGGCCTCGGCCGCGGGGATGGCGCGCGTCCGACGGCAGCTGCGACGCCTGGGCGCGGGCCGCCCGACGCGACCGCGCACCGACCCGAAGCTCGCCCTGGTCAAGGAAAGTCTGCTGCAGCGCCGTGCCCTGCGCCGCTACCGGCGGTGGCTGCGCAACCGGACCCGGACCACCTCGCCTGCCGGTCGGCGCTCCCGGGGCGTCGGCCAGGTCCGGTGA